A stretch of Branchiostoma lanceolatum isolate klBraLanc5 chromosome 14, klBraLanc5.hap2, whole genome shotgun sequence DNA encodes these proteins:
- the LOC136449007 gene encoding late histone H2A.2.2-like: protein MSGRGKGGKARAKAKSRSSRAGLQFPVGRVHRFLRKGNYAQRVGAGAPVYLAAVLEYLTAEILELAGNAARDNKKTRIIPRHLQLAVRNDEELNKLLGGVTIAQGGVLPNIHAVLLPKKTSKAT from the coding sequence atgtctggacgtggcaaaggtggcaaggcacgcgccaaggccaagagccgttcttcccgtgcgggtctccagttcccggtcggtcgggtgcatcgcttcttgcgcaagggaaactacgcccagcgcgtgggtgccggcgcaccggtgtacctggcggccgtgttggagtacctgacggccgagatcctggagctggccggtaacgctgcccgcgacaacaagaagaccagaatcatcccccgtcacctacaactggccgtccgaaacgacgaggagttgaacaagctgcttggcggcgtgaccatcgcacagggcggcgttctgcccaatatccacgccgtgcttctgcccaagaagaccagcaagGCTACGTAA
- the LOC136448749 gene encoding histone H1-like, with amino-acid sequence MSGSFPSQTKKAIMSAPASSPKKAKKPRAPKAPAAHPPTSAMITAALEALKDRKGSSLLAIKKYIAGNYKFDVEKKAHFIKLALKALVAKGTLIQVKGTGASGSFKINVAAKKAAEKAAKKPAVKKPVKKPAAKKATKPKTAKPKKPAAKKATTPKKAKKPAAKKTKKSPAKKPAAKKPTKKTPKKKPAAKKAAPAKKSSKPKKK; translated from the coding sequence atgtcgggttcatttccATCGCAGACAAAGAAAGCTatcatgtccgctccagcatcgtcccccaagaaggccaagaagcccaGGGCGCCAAAGGCCCCTGCGGCCCACCCGCCCACCTCCGCCATGATTACGGCGGCCCTGGAGGCGCTCAAGGACCGTAAAGGTTCTTCcctgttggccatcaagaaatacatcgccggcaactacaagttcgacgtggagaagaaggcaCACTTCATCAAGCTCGCCTTGAAAGCATTGGTGGCcaagggcaccctcattcaggtgaaaggtacgggggcgtcgggatccttcaaaatcaacgtagcagccaagaaagccgccgagaaggccgccaagAAACCTGCCGTCAAGAAGCCcgtcaagaaacccgcggccaagaaggcaaccaagcccaagaccgccaagccaaaaaagcccgcggccaagaaggctaccacccccaagaaggccaagaagccggcagccaagaagaccaagaaatctccggccaagaaaccagccGCCAAGAAACCGACCAAGAAGACGCCGAAAAAGAAGCCGGCtgccaagaaggcagcgcctgccaagaagtcgtccaagcccaagaagaagtga
- the LOC136448817 gene encoding histone H2B-like, translating to MPPSGKAAKKAGKARPAGDKKRGRRRKRRETFGVYIYKVLKQVHPDTGVSSKAMGIMNSFVNDIFERIAAEASRLAHYNKRSTISSREIQTAVRLLLPGELAKHAVSEGTKAVTKYTSSK from the coding sequence ATGccgccaagtggaaaagccgccaagaaagctggcaaggccaggcccgcaggagacaagaagcgtggaaggaggagaaagagaagggaaaccttcggcgtctacatttACAAGGTGCtgaagcaggtgcaccccgacaccggcgtctccagcaaggccatgggcatcatgaactccttcgtcaacgacatcttcgagagaatcgctgccgaagcttctcgactggctcactacaacaagcgctccaccatcagcagccgcgagatccagaccgccgtgcgactcctgctgccaggcgagctggccaagcacgccgtcagcgagggcaccaaggccgtcaccaagtacaccagctccaagtaa